The following coding sequences are from one Enterococcus sp. 4G2_DIV0659 window:
- a CDS encoding helix-turn-helix transcriptional regulator, which yields MKKAERINDMILYLADKKSFNLKELMKRYAISKSTALRDVISLEEIGLPLYSELGRYGKYKILDTSIAVSNLFTEGEIYALYFALLTLNVYQSSPFNMETSTLELKFSKALPEKVKNDLLLMNKIITLEQTNHSNVSHYLKEIVQGTIQEKVYKLTYLKNQEKVSIIAQFIEISSKFGQWYAKIWNLEVQEMRVIRCDKIDFLVEEKAYPSLALKELLKRAEEFYQKEKLIPFTVTVDERGKDIFTKESYPSMKIEKQKDFYVIKGYYHKGEKEFITNYLLLFGKSILTLEPGQLKKAVLKKAEAVMECFKQL from the coding sequence ATGAAAAAAGCTGAACGTATAAACGATATGATTCTTTATTTAGCAGATAAAAAGAGTTTTAATTTAAAAGAGTTAATGAAAAGATATGCCATATCAAAAAGTACAGCGTTAAGGGATGTGATATCGCTTGAAGAAATAGGGTTACCCCTTTATTCAGAGCTTGGAAGATATGGTAAATATAAAATACTAGATACTAGTATAGCGGTGTCTAATCTATTTACAGAAGGCGAGATATATGCTCTTTATTTTGCGTTATTGACACTTAATGTGTATCAATCAAGTCCCTTTAATATGGAAACTAGCACGCTGGAATTAAAATTTAGCAAAGCGTTACCTGAGAAAGTGAAAAATGACCTTTTATTAATGAACAAAATTATTACACTGGAACAAACGAATCATAGTAATGTCAGTCATTATTTAAAAGAAATTGTTCAAGGAACCATTCAAGAAAAGGTGTATAAGCTTACTTACCTTAAAAATCAGGAAAAAGTTTCAATAATTGCTCAGTTTATAGAAATTTCTTCCAAGTTTGGACAATGGTATGCAAAAATTTGGAACTTAGAAGTGCAAGAAATGAGAGTCATTCGTTGTGATAAAATTGATTTTCTTGTTGAAGAAAAGGCGTATCCATCATTAGCGCTTAAAGAATTATTAAAACGAGCAGAAGAATTTTATCAAAAGGAAAAATTAATTCCATTTACAGTCACCGTTGATGAAAGAGGCAAAGACATTTTTACAAAAGAAAGTTATCCATCGATGAAAATTGAAAAGCAAAAGGATTTTTATGTGATCAAGGGTTATTATCACAAAGGTGAAAAAGAATTTATAACGAATTACCTGCTACTATTCGGGAAATCAATCCTGACATTAGAACCAGGACAACTAAAAAAGGCTGTTTTAAAAAAAGCTGAAGCTGTTATGGAGTGTTTTAAACAGTTGTGA
- a CDS encoding alpha/beta hydrolase, giving the protein MHYLFEKGSEHGEKFLLLHGTGGDETSLLEIAGYLDDSATVLSFRGTIQESGMNRFFKRNGLNQFDIDSLEEESDRLVKEIISVSEAKEIPIEDWIVVGYSNGANIAAHIMLERKIGIDKAILFHPMSLGVDTQDFNLADKKIWLSIGENDPIISKDASNQLVQQLKRRLANVTITTTNAGHQVTMEELNQAKKWLNQL; this is encoded by the coding sequence ATGCATTACTTATTTGAAAAAGGTTCTGAACATGGGGAAAAATTTTTACTGCTTCATGGTACGGGTGGTGATGAAACCTCATTACTGGAAATTGCAGGATATTTAGATGACTCAGCCACAGTACTTTCTTTTCGAGGAACGATTCAAGAATCTGGCATGAATCGTTTTTTTAAACGTAATGGACTCAATCAATTTGACATAGATAGCTTAGAAGAAGAAAGTGACCGACTGGTAAAAGAAATTATTTCCGTTAGTGAAGCAAAAGAAATTCCAATAGAAGATTGGATCGTTGTTGGCTATTCAAATGGGGCTAATATAGCTGCACATATTATGTTAGAGCGTAAGATCGGTATAGATAAAGCTATTTTGTTTCATCCAATGTCTTTAGGTGTAGATACGCAAGACTTTAACCTAGCTGACAAGAAAATCTGGTTATCTATTGGCGAGAATGATCCTATCATTTCTAAAGACGCTTCAAATCAGCTCGTCCAACAACTAAAAAGACGTTTAGCAAATGTTACAATAACAACAACAAATGCTGGGCACCAAGTAACCATGGAAGAGCTCAATCAGGCAAAAAAATGGCTGAATCAACTGTAA
- a CDS encoding YtxH domain-containing protein produces MADLNGRLNDAKDKVEGTAKEIQGKVTDDKGKELEGKAQSAFGDVKDKARDAGDDIKEGAEKLGEKIKEGFEDIKEKFHKHDDK; encoded by the coding sequence ATGGCAGATCTAAATGGACGTTTAAACGATGCAAAAGACAAAGTTGAAGGTACAGCTAAAGAGATTCAAGGAAAAGTAACAGATGATAAAGGAAAAGAACTTGAAGGCAAAGCGCAATCAGCTTTTGGCGATGTAAAAGACAAAGCACGCGATGCCGGTGATGATATCAAAGAAGGCGCTGAAAAATTAGGTGAGAAGATCAAAGAAGGTTTTGAAGATATCAAAGAAAAATTCCATAAACATGATGATAAGTAA
- a CDS encoding metallophosphoesterase, which yields MKSNKDKDSLFIEERKSFSPAITGSSLPQEIATRIALYPENKRRPVNKTIVKNDYFQLIYNMKENSLNISSRGDLVYSAIPYDTARNYIQRAAIQYLLHPEATHQYIESHKTNLETYLKLSIFQVTNKRVNKNSSKVIQAYDAIFKDPLFEIQILGRLLQHDETGALSANLAGKFLFSENVKTGISGYISEYLKFVVQLTQALPLMTDGKNIRLLESVMPNSAISANHLTFESDITSALSLLPQEVKETIENSIIIGSQTIPANNKLLLRSEFGKELSEVRQNYVAHSVDPRELEQYFENVLPAENANLVNVISDIHTKNGTLPFMNKNFNILVGDISDSHVVNKEINGLYVIGNHELVDILPNNPIKDDPQWDPWRQFFKNEWFKELMRNPDDTWYKLPIGDHIYYECVKAELEKRFPKMNVLNNNSVIHNGIRYIGLTIPVVLVKRKKAQQKFIFKVLKRLLNQEYDIPTVIVSHAPLFNELSMLSSESTAYSKGYNCSEPKIEALFKEYKIIGAIHGHHHIPASSGRYKMVTFSGKELFVVCSIYSKMNTGFELIGLLNSKK from the coding sequence ATGAAATCAAACAAAGATAAAGATTCTTTATTTATCGAGGAGCGAAAGTCCTTTTCGCCTGCAATAACTGGGAGTAGCTTGCCTCAGGAAATTGCTACGCGTATTGCTCTTTATCCAGAAAATAAACGGAGACCCGTTAATAAAACAATAGTCAAAAATGACTATTTCCAATTAATCTACAATATGAAAGAAAACTCGCTAAATATATCCTCCAGAGGCGATCTGGTCTACTCTGCAATCCCTTATGATACAGCTAGGAACTATATCCAACGTGCAGCGATTCAATATTTACTTCATCCAGAAGCTACTCATCAATACATCGAGTCGCACAAAACGAATTTAGAAACCTATCTTAAACTAAGTATTTTTCAAGTAACAAACAAACGAGTCAATAAGAATTCTTCTAAAGTGATCCAAGCGTATGATGCAATATTTAAAGATCCACTATTTGAGATTCAAATTCTAGGACGTTTATTACAACACGATGAAACTGGAGCACTTTCAGCTAATCTTGCAGGGAAGTTTTTATTCAGTGAAAATGTAAAAACAGGAATATCCGGCTATATTTCAGAATACCTTAAGTTTGTTGTTCAGTTGACGCAAGCCTTACCTCTAATGACAGATGGAAAAAATATCAGATTATTAGAATCAGTCATGCCAAATAGTGCGATTTCGGCTAATCATTTAACCTTCGAATCTGATATTACTTCGGCGTTAAGTTTGCTCCCTCAAGAAGTCAAAGAAACAATAGAAAATTCAATCATTATAGGGAGCCAAACTATACCTGCAAACAATAAATTACTTTTACGATCAGAATTTGGAAAAGAACTGTCTGAGGTTAGGCAAAACTACGTTGCTCATAGTGTTGATCCAAGGGAACTGGAACAGTATTTTGAAAATGTCCTTCCAGCAGAGAATGCCAATTTAGTAAATGTTATTTCAGATATTCATACGAAAAATGGAACACTTCCATTTATGAATAAAAACTTCAATATCTTAGTTGGAGACATTTCGGATTCTCATGTAGTGAACAAAGAAATCAACGGACTTTATGTGATAGGAAATCATGAATTAGTAGATATATTGCCGAATAATCCAATTAAAGATGATCCACAGTGGGATCCATGGAGACAGTTTTTCAAAAATGAGTGGTTTAAAGAGCTTATGAGAAACCCAGATGATACTTGGTACAAGTTACCTATAGGAGATCATATCTACTATGAATGTGTAAAAGCCGAACTCGAAAAACGTTTTCCAAAAATGAATGTGTTAAATAATAATAGCGTGATTCATAACGGCATCCGTTATATTGGACTGACAATCCCTGTTGTATTAGTGAAACGGAAAAAAGCACAACAAAAATTTATTTTTAAAGTATTAAAACGATTGTTGAACCAAGAGTATGATATACCTACTGTGATTGTTTCACATGCTCCTTTATTTAACGAACTGAGTATGCTTTCATCAGAAAGTACGGCTTATAGTAAAGGATATAATTGCTCAGAACCGAAAATCGAAGCATTATTTAAGGAATATAAAATAATCGGTGCTATTCATGGTCATCATCATATACCAGCATCTTCAGGACGATACAAAATGGTAACATTTTCAGGGAAAGAGCTTTTTGTTGTTTGCTCGATATACTCTAAAATGAATACAGGATTTGAACTAATCGGTTTACTAAATAGTAAGAAGTAG
- a CDS encoding type B 50S ribosomal protein L31 produces the protein MKQDIHPEYHPVVFMDSTTGFKFLSGSTKHSDETVEWEDGNTYPVIRVEVTSDSHPFYTGRQKFTQADGRVDRFNKKYGLKDANANPED, from the coding sequence ATGAAACAAGATATCCATCCAGAATATCACCCAGTCGTATTTATGGACTCAACAACTGGTTTTAAATTCTTGTCAGGTTCTACTAAACACTCTGACGAAACAGTTGAATGGGAAGACGGAAACACTTATCCTGTAATCCGTGTCGAAGTTACATCTGACTCACATCCATTTTACACTGGACGTCAAAAATTCACACAAGCGGACGGACGTGTGGACCGTTTCAACAAAAAATACGGTCTCAAAGATGCAAACGCAAATCCAGAAGACTAA
- a CDS encoding VOC family protein gives MTLEIAIFLSMNGRAGEALTFYKKHLDAEELLVVTYEEMAQRDANLILTEENKHFISHSVLQIGKTKLMIAEETMTDEKFNIGNNFSLCIQSADQAEIETFYSNLTSDDRVKIILPLNNNVFSAAYGIVEDPFGIQIQLMYDNRLK, from the coding sequence ATGACTTTAGAAATTGCTATATTTTTATCAATGAATGGACGTGCAGGAGAAGCTTTGACCTTTTATAAAAAGCATTTAGATGCCGAAGAGCTTTTGGTCGTTACTTATGAAGAAATGGCTCAAAGAGATGCAAATTTAATTTTGACAGAAGAAAACAAACACTTTATTTCTCATTCTGTATTACAAATAGGAAAAACGAAGCTGATGATAGCAGAAGAGACTATGACTGACGAAAAATTTAATATAGGCAATAATTTTTCATTATGCATCCAAAGTGCCGACCAAGCTGAAATTGAAACGTTTTATTCTAACTTAACATCAGATGATCGAGTAAAAATTATTCTTCCATTAAATAACAATGTTTTTAGTGCTGCTTATGGTATCGTTGAAGATCCATTCGGTATTCAGATTCAATTGATGTACGATAATCGATTAAAATAG
- a CDS encoding restriction endonuclease — MNTSDWLVTLKPLLENKIIWLAFGIIALSYLHKIISFFIERNKNYELKDIDLMTGEKFEHYFANLLRKSDYKKVKVTQYQGDQGIDVLAQKENQKIGYQCKRYKKNVGNKAVQEAHAGKSYYDLAEVYVVTNSYFTKSAKELAHKTGVYLIDRDGLYKMIKKDVPN; from the coding sequence ATGAACACAAGTGATTGGTTAGTAACATTGAAACCTTTATTGGAAAATAAAATAATTTGGTTAGCATTTGGTATTATAGCTTTAAGCTATCTACACAAAATCATTTCATTTTTCATCGAAAGAAACAAAAATTATGAATTAAAAGATATTGATTTAATGACAGGTGAAAAATTTGAACATTACTTTGCTAATTTATTAAGAAAATCAGATTATAAAAAAGTAAAAGTGACGCAATATCAAGGAGATCAAGGAATTGATGTTTTGGCGCAAAAAGAAAATCAAAAGATAGGCTATCAGTGTAAAAGATATAAGAAAAATGTTGGGAATAAAGCTGTTCAAGAAGCACATGCTGGAAAAAGCTATTATGACTTAGCGGAGGTTTACGTGGTTACCAACAGCTATTTCACCAAGTCTGCAAAAGAATTAGCCCATAAAACCGGTGTTTATTTAATTGACCGAGATGGACTTTATAAAATGATAAAAAAGGATGTGCCAAATTAA
- a CDS encoding UDP-N-acetylglucosamine 1-carboxyvinyltransferase, with the protein MKKIVINGNRPLSGEVVISGAKNSAVALIPAAILADSPVTLDGVPDIQDVHSLIEILEIMGAKTTFENNTLVIDPTEIVSVPMPKGKINSLRASYYFMGSLLGKFGEGVVGLPGGCYLGPRPIDLHIKGFEALGAKVTNEHGAMYLRTTDGLHGTRIFMDMVSIGATINVMLAAVKAKGKTIIENAAREPEIIDVATLLNNMGANIRGAGTDIIRIEGVEKLHGCRHSIIPDRIEAGTYLALAAAVGEGVKVRNVIYEHLESFIAKLQEMGVKMTIEEDTIEVHPSHDLKMTTIKTYPYPGFATDLQQPLTPLMLKAKGTGEVIDSIYTQRTKHIPELVRMGADASIEGNMIIINGPTELHGAEVVASDLRAGACLVTAGLMAKGTTTIYNVEYILRGYDHIIEKLTALGADIKMIETEEEIEVAK; encoded by the coding sequence ATGAAAAAAATCGTAATCAATGGTAATCGTCCATTATCAGGAGAAGTAGTTATCAGTGGCGCAAAAAATAGTGCAGTAGCGTTAATTCCAGCAGCAATTTTAGCTGATTCACCAGTAACATTAGATGGTGTACCTGATATTCAAGATGTTCATTCACTAATAGAAATTTTAGAAATTATGGGTGCTAAAACAACATTTGAAAATAATACATTAGTTATTGATCCAACGGAAATCGTTTCGGTTCCTATGCCAAAAGGGAAAATTAACAGTCTACGTGCCTCTTATTATTTTATGGGCTCGTTATTAGGAAAATTTGGAGAAGGCGTTGTTGGTTTGCCAGGTGGTTGTTACTTAGGACCTCGTCCAATCGATCTACACATCAAAGGGTTTGAAGCGCTTGGTGCAAAAGTAACAAACGAACATGGCGCAATGTACCTAAGAACAACTGATGGACTTCACGGCACAAGAATTTTTATGGATATGGTTTCTATCGGAGCGACAATCAATGTGATGCTGGCAGCTGTCAAAGCAAAAGGCAAAACAATTATTGAAAATGCTGCTCGTGAACCAGAAATTATTGATGTAGCGACCTTATTGAATAATATGGGGGCAAATATCCGTGGTGCTGGAACAGATATTATTCGAATTGAAGGCGTTGAGAAACTACATGGTTGTCGTCATTCGATTATTCCAGACCGAATTGAAGCGGGTACGTATTTAGCCTTGGCAGCCGCTGTGGGTGAAGGCGTAAAAGTTCGTAATGTGATTTATGAGCATCTAGAAAGTTTCATTGCAAAACTACAGGAAATGGGTGTGAAGATGACGATCGAAGAAGACACGATCGAAGTACATCCATCTCATGATTTAAAAATGACAACGATCAAAACGTATCCTTATCCAGGCTTTGCCACGGATCTTCAACAACCTCTTACTCCTTTAATGCTGAAAGCAAAAGGAACAGGTGAGGTAATCGATAGTATCTATACCCAACGTACAAAACATATTCCAGAACTTGTTCGAATGGGAGCAGATGCTTCAATTGAAGGAAATATGATCATAATCAATGGTCCAACAGAATTACATGGTGCAGAAGTTGTTGCTTCAGATCTTCGAGCGGGTGCTTGTTTAGTGACTGCTGGATTGATGGCAAAAGGAACAACAACGATTTATAATGTTGAGTACATCTTACGTGGCTATGACCACATCATTGAAAAATTAACAGCACTAGGTGCAGATATTAAAATGATTGAAACAGAAGAAGAAATCGAGGTGGCTAAATGA
- the rho gene encoding transcription termination factor Rho — MSDYLTMAELENSTLKDIYAYAKEFKIPYYSQMNKKELSLAVIRAQAEKQGFFFMEGILDIVSQDGYGFLRPINYGPSAEDIYISSSQIRRFGLRNGDKVAGKARPPKESERYYGLMHVESVNGKDPEEAKERPHFPALTPLYPEKQIKLETTSGRLSTRMIDIFSPVGFGQRGLIVAPPKAGKTSVLKEIANGITENHPEVELILLLIDERPEEVTDLERSVKGDVVSSTFDQQPQNHTRVSELVLERAMRLVEDKRDVVILMDSITRLARAYNLVVPPSGRTLSGGIDPSSFYRPKRFFGAARNIEEGGSLTILATALVDTGSRMDDVIYEEFKGTGNMELHLSRDLAERRIFPAIDIKKSGTRKEDLLMSPEQLEEIWKLRNHMTGDSLEYTEQFVKFLRKTKNNQKFFEDFHDVSFGRQAKRNIKR; from the coding sequence ATGAGCGACTATTTAACGATGGCGGAGCTTGAAAATAGTACATTAAAAGATATCTATGCGTACGCAAAAGAATTCAAGATCCCTTACTATAGTCAGATGAATAAAAAAGAACTTTCTTTAGCTGTTATCAGAGCACAAGCAGAGAAACAAGGATTCTTCTTCATGGAAGGGATTTTGGATATTGTCTCTCAAGATGGCTATGGTTTTTTACGACCAATAAATTATGGACCAAGTGCAGAAGATATTTATATTTCCTCTTCACAAATTCGCCGATTTGGTTTACGAAATGGAGATAAGGTTGCAGGAAAGGCTCGTCCACCGAAAGAGTCAGAACGTTATTATGGGCTAATGCATGTTGAAAGTGTTAATGGAAAAGATCCAGAAGAAGCAAAAGAGCGTCCGCACTTCCCTGCGTTAACACCTCTTTACCCCGAAAAACAAATTAAACTAGAAACCACTTCAGGCCGATTATCTACTCGTATGATTGATATCTTTTCTCCTGTTGGTTTTGGACAACGTGGCTTGATTGTTGCCCCACCAAAAGCAGGTAAAACAAGTGTACTAAAAGAAATAGCCAACGGAATCACTGAAAATCATCCAGAGGTAGAATTGATTTTACTTTTGATTGATGAGCGACCAGAAGAAGTGACCGATCTAGAACGTAGTGTTAAAGGAGATGTTGTTTCTTCAACCTTTGACCAACAACCGCAAAATCATACGCGTGTGTCTGAACTCGTTTTAGAGCGTGCGATGCGTCTTGTTGAAGACAAACGCGATGTGGTTATTTTGATGGATAGTATCACGCGTTTAGCCAGAGCTTATAATTTAGTTGTCCCACCAAGTGGACGGACATTAAGCGGAGGGATTGATCCTTCATCTTTTTACCGACCTAAACGCTTCTTTGGAGCAGCTAGAAATATTGAAGAAGGTGGTAGCCTAACGATTCTAGCTACTGCATTAGTAGATACTGGAAGCCGAATGGATGACGTTATCTATGAAGAATTTAAGGGAACAGGAAATATGGAACTTCACTTATCTCGCGATTTGGCTGAACGTCGTATTTTCCCTGCAATTGATATCAAAAAATCTGGAACGCGTAAAGAAGATTTACTGATGTCACCAGAACAACTAGAAGAAATCTGGAAATTACGTAATCACATGACCGGAGATTCTCTAGAATATACAGAGCAATTTGTTAAATTTTTACGTAAAACAAAAAACAACCAAAAATTCTTTGAAGATTTCCATGACGTCTCATTTGGCAGACAAGCGAAAAGAAATATAAAAAGATAA
- a CDS encoding ZIP family metal transporter has protein sequence MIEWLLSLDAWQQALVGTGFTYFMTALGAGLVFFFKEIKKDILNMMLGFASGVMIAASFWSLLDPAIKQAEENGSIAWLVVSFGFGLGGLFLYIADKTLPHMHFGPNHEKEGLPSHLKRTILLVFSITLHNIPEGLAVGVAFGAANSADDPQKAVLAAISVALGIGIQNFPEGAAVSIPLRQENLSRKKAFLYGQASGIVEPIAGIIGAILVTKVTLLLPYALAFAAGAMIYVVVEELIPEAQQTVTSKRHFAVFGVMLGFIIMMILDVALG, from the coding sequence ATCATTGAGTGGTTGTTATCTTTAGACGCTTGGCAACAAGCATTAGTTGGGACAGGATTCACTTATTTTATGACGGCATTAGGCGCAGGATTAGTTTTTTTCTTCAAGGAAATTAAGAAGGATATTCTGAATATGATGCTTGGGTTTGCTTCTGGAGTGATGATTGCGGCTAGTTTTTGGTCTCTGTTAGACCCTGCAATTAAACAAGCAGAAGAAAATGGAAGCATTGCTTGGTTAGTGGTTAGTTTTGGTTTTGGACTTGGCGGATTATTTCTTTATATTGCGGATAAAACATTACCTCATATGCATTTTGGACCAAATCATGAAAAAGAAGGACTACCTAGTCATTTGAAACGGACGATTTTATTGGTTTTTTCAATTACGTTACATAATATTCCAGAAGGGTTGGCAGTTGGTGTGGCGTTTGGTGCGGCAAATTCAGCTGATGATCCCCAAAAAGCAGTACTAGCAGCAATATCTGTCGCTTTAGGAATTGGGATTCAAAACTTTCCAGAAGGTGCAGCAGTTTCTATTCCATTAAGGCAGGAAAATTTAAGCCGGAAAAAAGCTTTTTTATATGGTCAAGCATCGGGGATAGTAGAGCCGATAGCTGGGATTATCGGGGCAATTTTAGTGACTAAAGTTACGTTGTTGTTGCCTTATGCTTTAGCATTTGCAGCAGGAGCGATGATTTATGTGGTTGTAGAAGAATTGATTCCTGAAGCGCAGCAGACAGTTACAAGCAAACGTCATTTTGCAGTGTTTGGTGTGATGTTAGGATTTATTATTATGATGATTTTAGACGTTGCTTTAGGATAA
- a CDS encoding VOC family protein, translating into MATMVFVNFPVTDVKRSTEFYEKLGFKKNQEFSTEEASSMVWDDHFWIMLLNHEFYSKFIKDKKIADTKATSSVLVSFSMESADAVRKFAETAKANGGDFYQVDMGMPEDQMFGLEVQDPDGNSLEPTWMNM; encoded by the coding sequence ATGGCAACAATGGTTTTTGTAAATTTTCCAGTCACTGATGTAAAACGATCTACTGAGTTTTATGAAAAATTAGGTTTTAAAAAAAATCAAGAGTTCTCTACAGAAGAAGCTAGTTCTATGGTTTGGGATGATCATTTTTGGATTATGTTGTTGAATCATGAGTTTTACAGCAAATTTATCAAAGATAAAAAAATTGCAGACACTAAAGCTACAAGTAGTGTTTTAGTTTCATTTAGTATGGAAAGTGCTGATGCTGTGAGAAAATTTGCTGAAACAGCTAAAGCAAATGGCGGCGACTTTTATCAAGTGGATATGGGAATGCCAGAAGATCAAATGTTTGGCCTTGAAGTGCAAGATCCTGATGGAAATTCTTTAGAACCTACTTGGATGAATATGTAA
- a CDS encoding aldose epimerase family protein, with translation MKRLKLSKKNFGETAVLYSLTNDADVTMTVTDLGARIVDLIVPVDGKSRNIVLGFDSAKEYLDKDMYFGATIGRVAGRIKNGSFAIDTQNYQLPVDPKNGHTLHGGLDSFEAKMWASETKETDNSLSVIFTYTSPDGENGFPGEVKATVTYTLTNDNEWIIDYYADTDKPTLYNPTNHVYFNLSGDVTQSVDQHELFVDADRIAVVDSDTTVTGELRSVIDTPFDFRNSGKMNQVFQTTYEQNQLVNGLDHPFMLNHVGFEKPQAIITAPEKDLSVEMYTDRPAVVIFTAQFGEEGPELRGNKLVNHGGITLETQVSPGAVEFEGFGDIVLYPKTPYQSRTIYKIKEVQ, from the coding sequence ATGAAACGATTGAAACTTAGCAAAAAAAATTTCGGAGAGACAGCAGTTTTGTATTCGCTTACGAACGATGCAGACGTTACGATGACGGTGACTGATTTAGGAGCCAGGATTGTTGATTTAATCGTGCCAGTGGATGGTAAAAGTCGTAACATCGTATTGGGATTTGATTCCGCAAAAGAGTATCTTGATAAAGATATGTATTTTGGTGCAACGATTGGCCGTGTTGCTGGTAGAATCAAGAATGGTTCATTTGCAATTGACACTCAAAATTACCAATTACCCGTTGATCCTAAAAATGGGCATACATTGCATGGTGGTTTAGATAGTTTTGAAGCGAAAATGTGGGCTTCTGAAACAAAGGAAACAGATAACAGTCTTTCGGTTATATTCACTTATACCAGTCCTGATGGAGAAAATGGTTTTCCGGGTGAAGTCAAGGCAACGGTTACTTATACTCTAACCAATGATAATGAGTGGATTATTGATTACTATGCCGATACAGATAAACCAACCTTGTATAATCCGACAAATCATGTTTATTTTAATTTGTCTGGTGATGTGACTCAATCTGTTGACCAGCATGAGTTGTTTGTTGATGCGGATCGAATTGCTGTCGTGGATAGTGATACAACTGTTACTGGTGAATTGCGCTCAGTTATAGACACACCCTTTGATTTTAGAAACTCAGGGAAGATGAACCAAGTATTTCAAACGACCTATGAGCAAAACCAATTAGTTAATGGATTGGATCACCCATTTATGTTAAATCATGTTGGATTTGAAAAACCTCAAGCGATTATTACAGCGCCAGAAAAAGATCTTTCTGTTGAGATGTATACTGACCGTCCAGCGGTTGTGATTTTTACAGCACAGTTTGGCGAAGAAGGACCAGAACTTAGAGGCAATAAGTTAGTCAATCATGGTGGGATTACTTTAGAGACTCAAGTCAGTCCCGGTGCGGTGGAATTTGAAGGTTTTGGGGATATAGTGTTATATCCAAAAACACCTTATCAAAGCCGAACAATATATAAGATAAAAGAGGTTCAGTAA